The Chrysemys picta bellii isolate R12L10 unplaced genomic scaffold, ASM1138683v2 scaf3263, whole genome shotgun sequence region aatctaggtataccacatcctccgcttctcccttatccacaagactcgttatcctatcaaagaaagctattagattggtttgacatgatttgttctttacaaatctatgctggctattccctatcacattaccaccttccaagtgtttgcagatgatttccttgattacttgctcttccctgacacagaagttaaactaactggtctgtagtttcctgggctgtttttatttccctttttatagatgggcactatatttgcccttttccagtcctctcctgtctcccatgattttccaaagataatagctagaggctcagataccatctctattagctccttgagtattctaggatgcatttcatcaggccctggtgacttgcaggcatctaacttttctaagtgatttttaacttgttctttttttattttatcttctaaacctacccccttcccattagcattcactatgttagtcattccttcagacttctcggtgaagaccaaaacaaagaagtcattaagtatctctgccatttccaactttcctgttactgtttctccctcctcactgagcctgttgctggctgtgatggcatatgaccgttatgtggccatctgtaaCCCGCTGCTCTATACGGTCACCATGTCCAGGCAGCTTTGTAAAGTGCTGGTGGCTGGGGTGTACGCTGCGGGGGTGATGGATTCAATGATACACACGTGTTTTACATTTCAGCTATCATTCTGTAGctccaacatcatcaatcatttcttctgtgacatccctcCACTGTTGGCGCTCTCCTGTTCTGACACCCGCATCAATGAGATTGTGATGTTTGCTTTCACCTGCTACATTATAGTGATCAGCCTTGTGATTGTCCTCCTCTCCTATGTCTATatcacctccaccatcctgcatATCCGCTCCCCCAATGGCCGGCAcagagccttctccacctgcactttCCACTTGACCTCTGTGGTCCTGTTTTTTGGCACCCTCCTCTTCATGTATTTACGTCCCACCTCCAGCTATTCCATGGACACGGACAAAGTGGCCTCAGTGTTTTACACGCTGGttatccccatgttgaaccccctcatctacagcctgaggaacacagAGGTGAAGGACTCCCTGAGGAAAGCAATGAATAAACTCCTAACCAATTCTTGAATCTATTTAACTTAGTACTGGTTTTTTTGATG contains the following coding sequences:
- the LOC135980432 gene encoding olfactory receptor-like protein OLF2; its protein translation is MAYDRYVAICNPLLYTVTMSRQLCKVLVAGVYAAGVMDSMIHTCFTFQLSFCSSNIINHFFCDIPPLLALSCSDTRINEIVMFAFTCYIIVISLVIVLLSYVYITSTILHIRSPNGRHRAFSTCTFHLTSVVLFFGTLLFMYLRPTSSYSMDTDKVASVFYTLVIPMLNPLIYSLRNTEVKDSLRKAMNKLLTNS